The Pseudomonas nunensis genome includes the window CCGGCAAGCTGTTTATCGAGCAGGCTCGCGGGGTCATGAAAAACATGCTCGACACCCGACGCCTGTGCCAGCAAGTGGCCAACGGCTGGAGCGGCCAGTTGAAAGTCGCGGTGGATGCCATCGTTAAACAGGAGCGCTGCCGGCAATTGGTTCTGGATTTTTATAAACAGTTTCCCGACGTGGAATTGCTGCTCGGCTACGAGGTGTTTAACGGTGTGTGGGACGCCCTCGCCGATGAGCGCACCGACATCGTGATCGGCGCCACCAGTGCGGTGCCGGTGGCCAGTCACTACAGCTTTCGCGACATGGGCCTGTTGAACTGGTTGTGCGTGGCCAGCGCCGGGCATCCGTTGGCGGCAATGGACGGTCCGCTGGACGACGATCAACTGCGCCCCTACCCCGCGCTGTGCATGAACGACACCTCGCGCCACCTGCCGAAACGCGATACCTGGTCGCTGGATAATCAGCGGCGGCTGGTGGTGCCAAATTGGGCCTCGGCCCTGGATTGTTTGCGTGAAGGTTTGTGCGTGGGCATGGCGCCGGCGCACCTGGTGATCCCGCTGATCAAGCAAGGCGAACTGGTCGCCCTGAACCTGCAACGGCCCTTCGCCGCCAGCCCATCGTGCGTGGCGTGGAATCAAAACAAGCTTTCGCCCGCCATGACCTGGTTGCTGGATTATTTGGGAGATGCCGAGACGATGAATCAGGAGTGGTTGAATGGCGTTCTGATCGTTGACGATGAAATGTGAACCCGATCAATTCGCCGACACCAACTTCAACCCGATAACGCCGCCCAAGATCAGCGCGATACAAAGCACCCGCAACGGCGTGGTGGAATCCCCCAATATCGCCATCCCGAGAATCGCCGTGCCCGCCGCGCCGATGCCGGTCCACACCGCGTAAGCCGTGCCCACCGGCAATGAACGCAGCGCTATGGAAAGTATGTAGACGCTCGACACCCCGGTAGCGGCGGCGATGAGTCCCGGG containing:
- a CDS encoding DMT family transporter is translated as MAWLLLGLAGILEIAFAFAMKGSEGFTRLTPGLIAAATGVSSVYILSIALRSLPVGTAYAVWTGIGAAGTAILGMAILGDSTTPLRVLCIALILGGVIGLKLVSAN
- the punR gene encoding DNA-binding transcriptional activator PunR — encoded protein: MWSEYSLDVVDAVARHGSFSAAAQELHRVPSAVSYTVRQLEQWLAVPLFVRRHRDVELTPAGKLFIEQARGVMKNMLDTRRLCQQVANGWSGQLKVAVDAIVKQERCRQLVLDFYKQFPDVELLLGYEVFNGVWDALADERTDIVIGATSAVPVASHYSFRDMGLLNWLCVASAGHPLAAMDGPLDDDQLRPYPALCMNDTSRHLPKRDTWSLDNQRRLVVPNWASALDCLREGLCVGMAPAHLVIPLIKQGELVALNLQRPFAASPSCVAWNQNKLSPAMTWLLDYLGDAETMNQEWLNGVLIVDDEM